The genomic window ACGGCGCCGCCAGCGTGCTCGCCCAGTTCGGCGGCGTGATGCTCGCCTTCGCCTTCACCGCGACCATCGGCATCCAGGGCGTCGTCACGCAGCTGTTGCTGACCCGTGCGGGCGTCGACATCTTCGCGGGCGGGGCGTGGATCTACGAGGTCCCCGGCCTGTTGCTGCCCTACCTGTACTTCCAGGTGCCGCTGATGGTGATCACCTTCATGCCCGCGGTCACCGGCCTCAAGCCCCAGTGGCAGGAGGCGGTGGCCACCCTCGGCGGGACCGCCCGCCAGCACCTGCTCCGCGTCGTCGTCCCGGTGCTGGCGCCCGCCTTCGCCGGCAGCCTGCTCCTCCTCTTCGCCAACGCGTTCTCGTCGTACGCGACCGCCGCGGCGCTGATCAGCCAGGGCTCGCAGATCGTGCCGCTGCAGATCCGCGCGGCCCTGGTCAGCGAGACCGTGCTCGGCCGGGAGAACGTCGCGGGCGTGCTCGCCCTCGGGATGGTGCTCGTGATGGTCGTGCTCATGGTCGGCTACTCGCTGCTGCAGCGCCGCACCGACCGGTGGACGCGATGAGCGCGGTCGGCCGCCGCACGACCCGCGGCAGGGGTCCCGGCGCCGCGTCGCCCGCCGCCCGCCGCGCCGCCCTCGTCGTCATCGGCCTCGTCTTCGCCCTGCCGATCGCCGCCATGGTCGCCTTCTCGCTGCGGAGCGCCGACGGCACCGGCCACGACCTC from Frigoribacterium sp. PvP032 includes these protein-coding regions:
- a CDS encoding ABC transporter permease codes for the protein MVTTLAETVPQASVTPDGAVPTRARRRPAAWWGLTPFVLYVLAFLVLPCLLALGTGLVDGDGRPTLSNLTALGDPVVLRTFASSFLVSGVTAVGGAVVGALVCWGLTALRPDGLVRSLVDGAASVLAQFGGVMLAFAFTATIGIQGVVTQLLLTRAGVDIFAGGAWIYEVPGLLLPYLYFQVPLMVITFMPAVTGLKPQWQEAVATLGGTARQHLLRVVVPVLAPAFAGSLLLLFANAFSSYATAAALISQGSQIVPLQIRAALVSETVLGRENVAGVLALGMVLVMVVLMVGYSLLQRRTDRWTR